In the genome of Labrus bergylta chromosome 7, fLabBer1.1, whole genome shotgun sequence, the window tatatatatttgattaGCCTATTCAAAACGTAATAAGAGTAGATACGACAAAAAACTGGACAAATTTCAcaatttttaaatctttacaaaATAAGGTGAATCTTCATACCTTCAACGAATCCTCTTTCGTGGAGTTTGTTCCAACGGGATTGGAGACTTTGAGAGGTGGCAGGCACTCATGTCACTCGATTTTCTGTCAGCAGCCCTTTTTCGTTTCACGAAAAAATCTATTTGAAGGAAAATATTAAAAGTTAAATACACACATTCTGGAGTTTAAGGATAGCAAATGTATATATGCGCGCTATAATGATTGATATAACGGCGCAGCGCATACGCAAAAGAGCGCACGAGATTTAAATCTTCTATTtacctgtgatgtgtgtgttgttttcgGGGGTGGCAGTCCTCTTACGTCTCACACACGGGACCTGTCTGTGAGTCGACCTCCCTGAGTTCAGCTTGTCCGTGCGGTTCTCCTGGTTGACCTGCGCCGGACAGGGagtgctgctgctctcctccgGCAGGGCCAAGCGCTCCAGTACATCCATACGCGGAGTCTCCGGGAGAGGAGAGTCCGAGGGGGTGGGTGTCTGCTTGACGGGCGTCTCTGTCACCCTTGTCCTCTCGATCTGTACGGAGTCCTGATAAAATACCGGGGTCTTATCCAAGGACACCTCTTCCCATGCGTAATCCCCGTTCTGCGGGGTGTTGGTTTCGAAATTAAAGTTCCACCTCTGCTGGTCCCTCTCGGAAATCTCCTTAAGTTTGGTTTTCATCTCCCGGTTCAGCTCGTCGTGATCCACCGGGCCGAAGAGGTTGCGGCAGACGCTGGTGCGCCGGTGGAGAGGGAAGGTCCTCCGGGCCACCAGCCTCTCCAGTGCGCTACACGATAACTGGACGTTAGACATCTCCACACAAAATTTCCAGCAAATGTTAAGCTACTTGATTGATCCTCGATAGgagagtttgttgttgttgttgttgttgttgttgtcgtcccTGAAAATACGTGCGTGTCTCCTTCTCCTCGTCTGTACGTGCCTCCCCTCCACACTTCTGTTTAAATGTACCTTCGTAGTGAGATGTGGAGTATATAACCTCCCTACCACTCGTCTGTCAGAACAGAAACGTCTCCGTCGACTCTCTCATTGGCTGTCCTGGTTCGTCGTCCCACCCCCATCAAGACGCACgcaccacccccacccctgaTTTCCCGTCGGCTTCACATACCCATTTGGCTGTGCGCCCGGCAAAGCGCAGCGATTTGAGTTTTCTCCAAGAGAACACTAATTCAGCGGAGTTTTCCCGAAGTCAGCCAAACTGTTGGTGCTGCACTGTCAGGTCGCCTTTAGGTGCTTACACAAGCAGCTGCTGGTTTGGTTATGCATCcattatccatttttttttctatatgtatatataatcGAGCAATAGCCTGTGGAGTGGATTGTCATATTTTACAGGAAAACACAAATTGCAAGTTGTAGGCTTCTATTTAGCTGTCCTCGTCTCTAGTTTACTGGCAGTAcatttaagggggggggggggtctcgcTGTCCGATGTATGACCTCAAAACGTGATCCCACACATTAACAGTATatgcatcctcctcctcctcctcttctctcaccaccttcctctccctcctcggATGCTATAGTGTCTACACTCCGCAATCTGCATGTATTTTTGAACCGACTGGggtgctttatttttttttaagcacgtATCAGCAAAGTAAGCGTCAGTAAATTCGGGGTCACAAATGAGCAGTTTCAAACTCCGAAGACAAAGTTGCATAAGTCACTTCTCAACAAACCTGATCTTCATGCGAAACGATTGCTTTGTTTTACCAATTTACATAAGACTTTTGTGAccagaacaaaacaacaacattgtggTAATGCGGGCTACTTTTCATCACTGACAAATAGGATGACTGCACTAACAAAGCATGTCACGTTCAGTTCACTGTTCAAAGAGTCGCACTGAGTCGATGAACAAAGGTGTTCAGTTTCAGCCTGAATCACGGTGCTCACAGGTTTAAATCACGGCAGCCGTGACACAACCAGGCAGTCATCCTAAAAGGAAATAAACTACGTGTCAAAGCAGGAAGAAATATGTTATTATCATATGTCCATTCTTTACTTTAAAGGtactacaactttttttttcaaatataaatTCTACATCACTAAACACAGCTTGTACTGATGAGCCAGCGGAGTCTCCTGACTTTTCCCTCAGACGCAAACACCCAGCGGTCAGACAACGCCTCTACAGTGGAAAATGAGCTCACAGCGACGCTCGGTGGTACAAACAGGCACTGCAGCTTGTTTAACGTGCAGTTACGCAAAAAAACGAATCCTCTACAGTAGAACCCCAAATCATATCAACGCTacagaaatgtgtttctcaGCATGAAACTGTACAGAGGCTCTACAGAAATggctcaattaattaaatcgATGCAAATCATACAACACTTTCACATTTTAATTATCACTGTGTACATTAATGCAGACTACCAGATCTGTTCCTTTAGATTTTTCATCAACACATTGTTTTAATGCATCGTGCCTGTACTTATATTACTTATTGTGTAAACAGAACCATTCTCTCTGAatttatataaatacatttataatacaCAGACACTGCAATTCAAGAACATTATTAAATTTTATGGCTACTTTTGCAGCAATAATGAGAAAGCAAGTAGAGGTACAATAATACACAGCGAGGATTACACTTGAAGATAAATAATTGTGTGATGTGTGAATAGGAAATCCCATGGACGTCAGGACTGACAATAATGTTTTGCATCAGGTGCAGGGGACTTAATATGTACCCGTAGGTAGATTTGTTTGCAGCCAGGAAGATCGACATCCATCATGACACGCGGgttacaaaacaaatgtatcaaGGAACAACATGTTAGAGAGAAGGAAACCTATTAAAACCGACTGAAACATGATACAAAGTATTACCAAATGACAGAAGTACTCAATGTTGATCAATCAGGGCATAGATCAATTGGTGaataaataatctcttcagGCAGGGTAAAAATAAGTTGCATGTAACAGATGCTTTGATTAAATGGGTGTGAAACCACATGAGGGAGAGGTTGTTGTGATTGTCAGCACCTGCTCCACTAAATATCAGGTGTTTTATACAAACAATGTTCCTTTCATCAGGTTTGAAATGTGATCTAGGGATGCTTAAAATGAATGTACATAGAcatagttatttatttatatcacTTGGACACACTAGTGGATAACAAAGTGATCAATAGAGAGAAGGGTTTCCTCAATTCACCAATATAAACCCATTTCTGCATCAATGTCATGTTTAAGGACTGAAAAGTCATTAGTCTATATGGATGATATTTGATAAGCATGACAAATTACTTCAAATAATAAACTCCTCCAATAAATAATGTGAGGATCATTGTCATCATAATGGATCTGATCTTGAAACTGAAATCTAGTCTCTGAGTAATGCAGACAGAAATCTCTATATGTTGGTTTGTGTCTCCCTCTAGTGGTGAAAGGTGCTTCCCACTAGAACGAGGCCTTTTGATGAGTCATTTTCATAGTATATGTCCGCAGAGACAGCCGGTTAGTCCTTGATTTGAAGAATGAAATGAAGAGTTCacttttataaatgtttatctCGTAGTTTTTGTTAAATATTCTGTTAATAAATGGATGAACGGTCACAATGGTCAACAGGACTTAAGCTCGTTAGTCTGATCACAAGTGAGATTTTCATGCTTTATATAAACACTGATGCCTCAACAGAAACTTATCATCAGTGTCACACCTTATTACTCAGTTTAAACTACTCAGAGAGTTGCCCAAGGCTGCTGCTCCTCAGGCAGACTCTCAGTAAGATATTATCAGTAATTACTTTTGTGTCTTGTGTCAAAGGCCATGAATATTCAAAGAGAAAGtcttcattcatcatttttttaagagaCGGTAA includes:
- the LOC110005363 gene encoding cyclin-dependent kinase inhibitor 1C; the protein is MSNVQLSCSALERLVARRTFPLHRRTSVCRNLFGPVDHDELNREMKTKLKEISERDQQRWNFNFETNTPQNGDYAWEEVSLDKTPVFYQDSVQIERTRVTETPVKQTPTPSDSPLPETPRMDVLERLALPEESSSTPCPAQVNQENRTDKLNSGRSTHRQVPCVRRKRTATPENNTHITDFFVKRKRAADRKSSDMSACHLSKSPIPLEQTPRKRIR